tgaatttaaattcaagtcttcctgactactgGGACCATGCTCTATGTACTGCCATTTAGCTgcgtcttgaattcaaattttgactcAGATACTTTGCTAGCTTTGTTACTCTGGGTGAGTCGTTTAAGCTCtctgtgcctcggtttcctctgttttttaaaatgagcaagttGGACTTTGGATGACTTTTAATGGCCTTTGCAGCAGAATCAGGGAAAACAGATGGATTTGCTTCCTTCAACACCCATGATCTACCACTTCTGCCTACAGTAAGACAGTGCTACACTTCAATGTTAgtcctctgaaatcatgattgggCATTGCAAAAATTAGAATTCTGAGGTCTTTCAGAATTATCTTCCCTTTTACTGTTGTATTCATTACATactttctcttgattctgcttacttaTTTCTGCATCAATTTGGATGAGGcttcccacatttctctgaattcttctcaCTATTCTTATGGCACAATGCTCTTACATTCAGATGCCCcaatttcttaatctcttcttgAGCCAATGGACAACTGACATCTTCTATGTCTGCCACAACAATTACTTCCTTTGCTTCATGGTTCCTTTAGTTTTTCAAACCAGACCCTGTTCGCACTGGGTTCTAATTATTTGATTCAATCAAAAACCATTTGACCCAGACTGGGTACTGAAGCCTAATGGGGTGGTTTTAAATACCACCATTATCTTGAAAAAGTAttgttaaaagtgtttttttataTATGTGAGACTTTTCCTTGTTCTTTACCTCCTTGGGGAATATGTCTGGTGGTAGGATTGCTAAGGTAAAGGTAATAGAGTTTTCTGGGTACCTCTTGTTTTGTGGAAGCAGTAAGCAGCTTAGTCAGCAGCCTCTAGATTCCAAAAGGgtgccttttcttttttacccCAGTGCTCTTAGGGGAACTGAGAGGGTGGGGCAGCAACAACCAATCAAGCAGTTCTAGAGCCTGACACTCCCAGGCTTTGGCCAAACCAGCCACATTGGAGTCAGTGAAATGCCCTGTATCTAAGGCGTAGACCTGATGGATGAGAGGGAAGTAATGTGGTGGTGTTGGTGAAAGGTAGGCAGAATGGATGAAGATCTAAGGTGGTTATTTTGGAACCTTGACATAGAAGATTGTCCATTCGGAAACTCCTTTTTTGGTGGAGGATAGGGAAGGGTCAGAATTGGTAAACTCGCTAATTCACAGGAAGGATCTCTTCCAGTTTTATATATAAACAGCCAGCACTGTCCTGTGAACTTGTACAAATGTATTTAGAGTAGTTTAGTACCATTTCCATCTTACCACCACCACAACCCTAAAGCAAATTCTATCTAATTAATATAATTGTTGCTGgtgttcaaagttgttttaaaaatattcactaatttctagaaagataaaaattaggTTGTATATAATTAGTATCTCACTTTGAATGAAGGCTTTCTAGAATGCTAGAATCCTGACTCTTTAGGTCTCATCTCATTACTAGTGGCCATCTCTTACTatagtctttcctgatttttttttttctcccagttaaTTGGTTTGTTGTATTTTTCCTtctaccctccccccaaaaagaattttatttatctatgtacctctttctcacacacacacagactcacatcAGTGAAATGTAAGTGACTTAAGGTCAGaaactatttaattttctatttttgtttccttagttCCTAATAATGTCTGGTTTATAATAGGCACTCTATGAATGCTTTCATTGAAATGACATCTTAAAGTTGCCCCCTAGAGCCTGCCTTACATTCATAAGTATATTGTGTTAGTATTCATATTTGAACTAGAGGTATTTACAAATTACTTCTTGAtagtcttttgattttctttgcttGTTAAATTCATTTAATCTGGTTTAGCCAAGTGCAACAGTTGAAAAGATTAATAGCTCTCAAGGTCATGTGAATACCATAGTACTTAACTTGTTTCAGAAATCAAGTACTTTTCTAAATACTTGGCATAGGTAACAATTCAATAATTAATGGTTCATTTGTGTCTGAAGCATCCCTATGAACGGGCAAGTACATTAACCTCTTCAAgaatattttcctcatctataaaatggactatgtggcttctaaggttccttccagtctAAGTGAAATCCTTGGATTCTGTGGAATAGTTGCTTGAAAATTCTGGTCTGGGAATTCTGGTCTAGATGTCTTATACTGGGAAGGATTCTACATAAACCCAGTTCCTGCCCTTGAGGTACTTACTTCCCAGTAGAGGAAACATGACTAACATCTGGGAAACAATTAGAACTTGAGATCATATAATTAAGAGCTAAGTTGTAATTAAGACTACAAATAGGTAATTAAAATTGCAATGTACTTTTGTTTACATTATCCTTGATCCTAACTACAACTCTGAGttaggttaaaaacaaaacaaaacaaaaaaaaaccctcttttacCTTCCTGAGCTGCAGTTTAGAATGGAAATAGATTTGTCCATAGTGATAGAGGCTTGAGCTATGTCTTTCAACTTTGCTGTCACTTCTGCTTTATTATTGTTTAAAGGCTACAGGAAAAGTGGGTCTTCGTCCATAATTTTGACAATTCTAAgtgttaagttcttttttttaaagatctgttTCAATGAACTATACACAGCTCCATGTAATGTCATTTAGGAGAACTAACACTTTTTCCAAAAAAGGCATCTATTAAGCAATTAATCTATATCATGTGTGTAGATCATGTAAAATAGCCTCCTTGGAAAGTTCATTATTTCTGTCCAGATATTTAAAAGTACATTAACAAATCTActtttgtaaacaaaatatagaaGCATAACAGAATCCCTTTGCTTAGAATTTATCATTAAGttgcatttttataataaaattttcctgaactagaattttaaaaatagctcttGGGGCAGTGAAAATTTGTAGAATTTGgtgtatttgtgtttttcttttttactctgtcATAAGCCCAAACTATTTTGTGATCTTGTCATTTCCATGACAATTTGGCCCATATTTTAACTGTTTGCCTTTTAACTCCTCACCCCATTCCCAACTTGTATCATAGAACAATTATAGCACTTTTGCTTGGAACCGTAAAGAACTTTGGGAATTGATATTCTGTAGAAATAGCTTTGTTCCATTCTGTTCTTTAACAGGTCAAAGAAATCAAGTGCATTCTGTTGGAATttacctccttccccttctcctttcattcccttctccttagAGTACAACTAGGGGAAATTTGGTATCTCAAAGAAAGTTCTTGAATATCTAAGAATGagatacaaagaatttttttctgtactATAACTGTACCATATTGGAAATAGAGACAGTGATtttcacttaaaatatttaagattttctaaCTTTAGGAGTGATGGCaaaatgggagaaggaagaaaaagagaagagactaATTAACAGGATTAATAGAATATAGGAGCTTTGAAATTGTAGTCAAGGGACAAATTCATGTCCCTATTGGCCAGTTAGAAGCCATATGACCTTAAATTAATTAATGTCTCTCAGATCCCTAATCTGAAAAATTGAACTAAAAAATCTAAAGTTCCCTCGTAGTTCTGAAGTTTGGTTCcaagacatttattttatttctgctctctctttagtaaaatatattaaacttcTGACATTTCTTTCTTAGGTACACCCGAAATCTTGTGGATCAAGGAAATGGAAAGTTTAACTTGATGATTCTGTGTTGGGGTGAAGGACATGGCAGGTAATAAATCCAAAAAAGCTTATTAATAAGCCAAATTTGATGCAAGGAACTGAGCTAGGTATATTTGAAGTTTTGGGTATgtatgcctttttttcttttttctttttttttttttttttccttttttattttagctgAGTTATAAGAATCTGCCCGTTTTTCTgcctgtttttatttcattttttaaaaaatctcatttaatttttttttcccccctgaggctggggtcaagtgacttgcccagggtcacacagctaggaagtgttaagtgtctgagaccagatttgaattctggtcctcctgaattcagggctggtgctctattcactgcaccacctagctgccccctcatttaatttcttttaagtgtTTTAATATGTAGTTAGATTGGTTAGCTCTAACTATAGATTATAGTTATCtacagtgatttttaaaaaaaatattggataATATCTTCAGTTTACTCATATTTCCCAGGCTGAGTTCTTAAATCAAGATTTTGTGCCAGGGGTAAGCCCCATATTTTGTTTCACTTTTGGATAAGATTGTTGGTCTTGCTTGATCTCACCAAATAAAACTCACTTAGTTTTCTAAGTTGACCTCTACCTGCCAGGAATTGCCTTACTCCATCTTCTTCCCCATTCCCCACCTCACTTTCACCCCCCTTTTCCCCTACACCCCACTCCTACCCCCAAAATTTGAACCATTAAATCTACAGGTACTCTATGGAATCTCAAGACAATGCTCTAACCAatacatttttcttgtttaataGTGTATTCAGAGTCCCACATCCCATAGTCCTTTACTTTTACAATGAAGAGAAGATGGAGGTTTTCTACACTCTTCTACAAGACTaaacttgatcattataattatgcAGAACtcaattgttttggttttttgtttcttttgatgtTGTCACgtttttttctgattgttttgatttcactctgtatcacttcatataattcttcccatttttttctgttgcttcttaaagcacagtaatattccattaactcACAACTTCAACTTGCTTAGCCATTCCAGTAAAGCTACGGTATGATTAGTTGAGTAGTATGATCTTATAAAGGTGCCATAGCCAAAACTTCTCATAAAAGTTAACTCAGAAAATTTCAGCATGGAGCATAAATGTGTAAATATCATAAATCCATTTGCCATAATAAAAGCATCAATTGAGATATCGATTGTACATCAAGTGTGATAAAAGACTAACTTAACTATTTCCTACTATAGACTCAGACTTTCTCTTCAAATGGGAGCCACTCTAGTTTTAACCTGTTGTTTCTTAGAATTATATGCAGGCAACCTACAAACTAGAAAGTCGGATGGAAAGACTGTCTAAAGTAAGAGGGGGAAAACTATCATCTCTCATaaatcttctctgtttccatctaagttttaaatttctttatctaatacattgtgttttttaaatattaagacATTTTAAGAAAGTTGCATAGTAAAGAGCCAGCAAAGTTAGGAAAGCCAGGATTCACTATTCATCTTTAATACATCCTTAACCAAAAgaaaccatttcctttttttcataagTAGGTCTACATTTCTCACTAGGAAATCAAAACTTTCATAGAATTACATGAAATATTTACAGATAAGTATTATACATCATCTGATCCAACTCCCTTCATCTTTTAGATAAGTACACAAATTCCAAAGAGTTTGCCAGTGATAATGCCGCAGGATAGTAACCAAAATTTCTAGATAAATCTAGAACCCAGATTCCCCCAATTCCCAGTCCAGTATTGTTTCTACTGGATGAAAACCATCTTGTCATTCTTCATCTTAAgtaaagatctgaattcaatattttttatggAAACAACTCTAAATAAGACTTAAAGTTTGACAAGCAAATTGATGTTTTACCCCTAGAAATAAATAGCAGTAAGATAATCAGTGACTTTGCTAGTCATTCTTTTCTGCTGTGTATAACCTATCTGTATGAAGATATCATAaacttcctatttttttaaaaaaaggaatatctcTTTAAAcacatttcaaagtttcttaatttgtgggaaaatagtgaataacttAAAGCTAGTTTGAACTTCTTCCTTTTACTTGGGAGGAGAAAAATGATGTCTTAAATCATATAGAAGATATATTCTAGTTTCATCTTGCCTAATAAAAGGATTTAGTTTATGGAGAGGGGCTTGTACCCCTCTGCATTCTTGACCTTGGTTCTAGATCCAATTGGATCTCACAATATGAACTCAGTACCAAAAATGGCCTTACCTCTAAACCCAGAGATCTATTACTATATATACCTAATTACTTCCTTGAAAGGTTAATTTGAGCAACCCCAAAGTATTTATTCTgatattcaattttaattttttctcaccAAGTAAATTGAGAAACGTTCTGTCAGAAATTCTCTAAAACTAGTTGTTATTGCTATTTAGCCTGGGTTTGCATCTTAAATAATCCTACTCCCAATACTGggttccatgtttttctgatttctgtGGTTTAATATCATGCATGCATAGGCTAATCTGAATAATGTTGGTTAAGccatacaaaaaatataaaaatgtaaaattcaagATAATGTAGCTTAATGGGGAATAAGTCTGTTGTTGGCTATACTCTGAAGAAGAGTGTTTGCTTTTCAAACCTTCTGTTGTACTCCATTGtttcctattttaaatatttttgtgtagcAAGCAATCTGCTGAGTTTGTCattttctgtgtgtatatatagcaGTATCCATGATCATACAGACTCCCACTGTTTTCTGAAGATGCTTCAAGGAAATCTCAAGGAGACCCTTTTTGCATGGCCAGATAAGAAATCCAATGAGATGGTGAAGAAATCTGAAAGAATTTTGAGAGAAAACCAGTGTGCCTATATCAATGGTAAACTTATTCACTTGCCTTCCCTACTATCCCTATACTCAGGGCATTCTCTATAATGTTAGTCCTGAAATACTATCACTATAATCTATCATGAAGgttatttagactttttttttaaaagaattccaagcatttaaaaaataacttaaaatcatTTTAGAGAAATTGTGAATTCACGAATATCTATTATAGTAGGAATAACATCTATTTTATGTAAATGAAGCTAATTTTCCTTGAAAGGGGGACAAGGAAGCTGTCCTTGGGAAAATCTTACGAAACATTGGCTTAATTTCCTGGATGcttgagggggggaaaaaagcccAGTTCATGGAGAGTTGGTACTCCTGAGGTTTGGCAGAATTCACGCTGCCACGAAGATACACACTTCTCACTTTGAAAGTGACTCCACTTCTTTTTCCAGCTACAACTATTTAAAGAGACTATGCTgtcttttttctccctgaggcaattgggattaagccacttgcccagggtcacacagataggaagcattaaatatctgaggtcaaatttgaatttgagtcctcctgccttcaggactggtgctctatccactgtgtcacctagctgccccaattatgCTATCTACTGagagaatttaaaatgttttcaaggGGTAGTAAGTGGTGCAATAGATGGAGTGCTGGCTCTGAAGACCTGAAAACGCTTTTTCCtaggttcaaatttgaccttagacacttaccgTAGTGAGTGTCGTCAAGTCATAGTCCtgtttgacttagtttcctcatctatcaaattatctagagaaggaaatgagactacttcaatatctttaccaaaaaaaataaaagaaaacctcaaatagggtcatgaagagttgaacatgactaaaataactaaacagcaacaaaaaattaTGGAGGGATAGAATCAACAGACCTTAACAATTGACTAAATTTGGGGGGAAGAAGTgctaaaaataatagcaatgttgtctTGGGCTTCTCTTCCACAGGTACCAGTAATTTATCTTCTTCTACTTTTGCTTTgactattttctttatattcttgcaGTTAGAGAAATAAGATGTTAGTAAGCCAGTTATAATTATATCCAGACTGGTGCATGTTGAAGGAGTGTGGATTATTTctcaaaaatgatgaaataaacatGAGGTCCAAAACAATGGCTTTTGAGTGTTTTTCCAACTTCTGTCACCAGCTTGTGTTTGTAATAAttttggaggcagagagaaggcaTTATATGACATGATGAAAACTATTTCCTTTAGTGCCAATGAACAGATTGATACTTGACCAAATGAACTGCATAAAGCCTCATTTAGCTGTCATTTGGTAGCTTTTGATAAAAGATGATAACACAGCCTTACGGATGCTAGAAGTTAGATTTTAAAACCAAAGATAGATTTTAATGATGGTTATTTCTAGGCATATGTCATGACAAATAATACTGTTTACTGGCCTATAAATTTAATTCTACATAACAGTAGAAACCAGAATATTGCTTTTCACCTtaaaaagatatgtatatatgcattttaattttttaagcaacttctttgaaggaaaaaaaatcatcaattagGCAAAGACTATATATGATTATAACTTTAGTTTCTTAGGTTATACTAGATCATGAAGTTAATTGAAATTTCCTAGACATTCATGGTTTAAGATTCTTTCTGAATGATtctaattttcattaaaatgcaTGTGATTTGCATTTTAGACTAGATTGGAATGCttaatttaatctctcttcttGTCTCCTCTTTAGATTCTATTGGTCTACATCGGGTGGAGAACATAAGTCATACAGAACCTGCTGTTAGCCTTCATTTGTATAGTCCACCCTTTGACACTTGTCATGCCTTTGACCAAAGAACAGGACATAAGAATAAAGTCACGATGACATTTTATAGCAAATTTGGAGCAAGGACTCCATTTGTAAgtatgaaattaaagaaattagtcTCTCAGTTTAAAGTCCTTGACCAGTCCTGGGTTGGGgtgaatataataatatcaaattTTACCAATACTTTGCAAAGATTGCTTTATTTAGCATGTTGGGAAAGAATTTAGATTTTCTTGAATTGATTAAAATTGTCTTTAACtgcagacttaaaaaaaaaaagttccacatttgttctttttctcacgTTTTCTCAAAAGCACCGAGAGCTTAGCCATAAGTCCATTTATATgagaagaattgtttttaaaataaaatcaatactatataataataaaaatgatggtcataataatagttaacatttatataatgctttagaatttacaaagcactttacagatattgtctcattttatccccaAAAGAGACTGgagagtaggtgctattatccccattttacaaggaGAAATGCTTGCCAATAATTTAAGCCCAAGGAttcacaattagtaagtgtctgaggctatatttgaattcaagtcttccagattccagggaCCCTGTTGTCTCTAACCACTACCCTCTTATGACCATAGTGGTTctaaagaaatatattatctACATTATTTGCCATTCACATTTGTTCTACATAGTAGTGAGAAAATCTGGCCCAATGCTTCAAAATCATTAGTGGCAGAAATTATTACCTTGTGTTCCAGACTtagtgtttgtattttattcaatttttagtATTAGAGAATGTTTTCAAACTTTACAGTATTTAGGAGAGAACATTTTCAAACTTTTTACAGTGTTGAGCATTCTTGGTAAATAATCACTTCTAAGGTTGTGAATATTTTTTTAGGCTCCTGTTTCTAGGGAAACATTTCCTTGAACTGTCTAGATTAACCACCTGGTACATCCTTGTTATTTAACTCTTGTTGACTTCACAATTCTGACCTATAGTAGAAAAAGGCTTTCAAACCTTCCATAAACAAGTTTTGCTGGAGAAGGATGGAAACTTTAAATCTGTCATttcagaagtaaaataaaagagttaatTCAAATCCTCTAAATTTCTTGACAGAGAAACCCTATCTCCAGACAATGCAACAGGGAGGTCAAAAAAGATAAGGAATGAAAAATCTCAATGAAATACTTTATTGACTGAAAATTGCCCAGAATAGATCTATTGTTTAGGCTATTAGGCTATTAGATTAGAAATATGAGGAACAAGACCTACCACCTAACTTTCTAATGGCAACCTAGAGTAATATATTATGACACATCTCTTGTCTATTGAAATAACTGGTGACATAAGAATAGTTTTTAGTTCTAGTTTTAAAACTAGATTGTATTCTAAGGTAGGGATGTTAACTGCTACTTGGTATATGAACAAGGACTGCTATAAGACATAGTTGTCTTGAGACTATCCTTAATTAAGTAGAAAAATTGTTCTGATCTGTCTCGCCACATTGTCACAATCTTGAAAGGATGCCTTCTGTATTTGGTCATTAGTTGAAGAAAAACATTATTGCTGTATTGGtagattaaaatttttcttctctctgtctcttagatagactatccttaaaaaaaaaaattgaggatatCTAGtgaaagaacctttttttttttttttttcttttctaggcaACTTCAAGTTCCTTGGAGAACAACTAAAGAGATCGAGTTACTagagtatttttccttttatttttttttcttttaaaagtacaCTGAAATCTTAATTGTGGACAAAGAACC
This sequence is a window from Sminthopsis crassicaudata isolate SCR6 chromosome 1, ASM4859323v1, whole genome shotgun sequence. Protein-coding genes within it:
- the CDO1 gene encoding cysteine dioxygenase type 1 isoform X2, whose translation is MDLLPSTPMIYHFCLQYTRNLVDQGNGKFNLMILCWGEGHGSSIHDHTDSHCFLKMLQGNLKETLFAWPDKKSNEMVKKSERILRENQCAYINDSIGLHRVENISHTEPAVSLHLYSPPFDTCHAFDQRTGHKNKVTMTFYSKFGARTPFATSSSLENN
- the CDO1 gene encoding cysteine dioxygenase type 1 isoform X1 — encoded protein: MEHTEVLKPRTLEELIRILHEIFSGDSINVEEVQSIMEAYESNPTEWAAYAKFDQYRYTRNLVDQGNGKFNLMILCWGEGHGSSIHDHTDSHCFLKMLQGNLKETLFAWPDKKSNEMVKKSERILRENQCAYINDSIGLHRVENISHTEPAVSLHLYSPPFDTCHAFDQRTGHKNKVTMTFYSKFGARTPFATSSSLENN